Proteins encoded together in one Anopheles darlingi chromosome 3, idAnoDarlMG_H_01, whole genome shotgun sequence window:
- the LOC125954599 gene encoding leucine-rich repeats and immunoglobulin-like domains protein 3, with translation MGSFRAVILSLTLLSQFYGGFGQYASSSWGNTQTTAARNNYPGNTYYGWNGNSVAPGRVDTNRYSRISCRENAINYDCLFKDVHIEENEAVSTDRFSDYGLPHASAVKSLAFTSSTVRRLPAALLDTFPNTALLNLQDLQLRTIDRDAFAYGEQLQQLYLSSNGLTELEQGVFDSLRAMNVIMLNRNHLSRLPEGLFYRNEMLLSVSITHNGLTRIEDSTFAYNRYLESVNVSSNSIEHFDLSRLTAAHEIDVSHNRLTQLKIPARLGRLFASHNHIDRIVTIGQNRELKVIHLSNNKLTTVSWASMYPELEELDLGHNEIEDVQHVHFPAQIKLKKLLLNNNRLFTFDLSKASVRQLQVLDLSYNQLTYVDSNSKIFDRAQQLYLHNNAIVTLKLTANNVLQNISLSDNDWDCANLRTQLTVMQPNTVLLDYDVPPCKANYTMESRLCCKEAAMPYHDRLLEQIHLNSEFERANRIQCENNDAIVDIAELNKALSSVSSASPETLRSEVSELQSIVASLSAEKTSEEQGLYSVKQMLINKLPRYGGIHEGFDTPRMLLDKLIPRLEDRKRLRESKTIEERQEAAVKKAEHDELKTFIDSLEATLKQRKAVNIKMKQDTVKINDDIKKLKSKLNANARSSHIYA, from the exons ATGGGGAGCTTCCGGGCGGTTATATTGAG TTTAACTCTGTTGAGTCAGTTCTATGGTGGCTTCGGGCAGTACGCATCGTCGTCCTGGGGCAACACACAGACGACAGCAGCAAGAAACAATTACCCCGGTAACACGTACTATGGATGGAACGGCAACAGTGTGGCACCCGGAAGGGTGGACACCAACAGATACTCGCGCATTTCGTGTAGGGAAAATGCGATCAATTACGATTGCCTTTTCAAAGATGTGCACATCGAGGAAAACGAAGCGGTATCGACAGACCGCTTCAGCGATTATGGACTACCGCACGCCAGTGCCGTAAAGTCGCTGGCGTTTACGAGCTCCACTGTTAGGCGTTTGCCCGCAGCACTGCTGGACACGTTTCCGAACACCGCATTGCTTAACCTGCAGGATCTGCAACTaagaacgatcgatcgcgatgccTTCGCCTATGGggagcagctacagcagctgTACCTAAGTTCGAATGGATTGACGGAGCTTGAACAGGGCGTATTCGACAGTCTGCGTGCAATGAATGTGATAATGCTAAATAGAAACCATCTTTCGCGTCTTCCGGAGGGCTTGTTTTACCGCAACGAGATGCTGCTTAGTGTGTCAATAACACATAACGGTCTTACGCGCATCGAAGATAGTACCTTCGCGTACAATCGTTATTTGGAGAGTGTCAATGTTTCTAGCAACAGTATCGAACACTTTGACCTGAGTCGGCTTACTGCGGCACACGAGATCGATGTCAGCCATAACCGCCTTACACAGCTGAAGATTCCGGCACGGTTGGGAAGACTATTCGCCTCCCATAATCATATCGATCGCATAGTAACGATTGGACAAAACAGGGAATTGAAGGTGATCCATCTTTCGAATAATAAGCTAACGACCGTTTCCTGGGCCTCGATGTACCCGGAACTGGAAGAGCTCGATCTGGGGCACAACGAAATCGAAGACGTGCAGCATGTGCATTTCCCCGCGCAAATAAAGCtgaagaagctgttgctgAACAACAATCGTTTGTTCACCTTCGACCTCTCCAAGGCGTCCGTCAGACAACTGCAGGTGTTGGATCTGTCGTACAATCAGTTAACGTATGTGGACAGCAACAGTAAGATCTTCGACAGGGCACAGCAACTATACCTGCACAATAACGCGATCGTAACGCTAAAATTAACAGCCAACAACGTCCTACAGAACATCAGCCTTTCGGATAATGATTGGGATTGTGCGAATTTGCGCACACAGCTCACGGTGATGCAGCCAAACACTGTTCTTCTCGACTATGATGTACCGCCCTGCAAAGCAAATTACACTATGGAGAGTAGATTATGCTGCAAAGAAGCCGCTATGCCATACCACGACCGGTTGTTGGAGCAGATTCACCTTAACAGTGAGTTTGAGCGGGCAAACAGAATCCAGTGTGAAAATAATGATGCGATCGTCGATATTGCCGAGCTGAATAAAGCTCTGTCATCGGTTTCGTCCGCGTCACCCGAAACGCTCCGGAGCGAAGTAAGTGAGCTGCAATCCATTGTTGCCTCACTATCAGCTGAGAAAACCAGTGAAGAACAGGGGCTGTACAGTGTAAAGCAAATGCTCATCAATAAGCTGCCCCGGTACGGCGGTATACATGAAGGTTTCGATACACCGCGAATGCTGCTGGATAAATTGATACCCCGCCTAGAGGATCGCAAACGGCTCCGTGAGAGCAAAACTATTGAGGAGCGGCAAGAAGCTGCGGTGAAAAAAGCGGAGCATGATGAGCTGAAAACGTTCATTGACTCGTTGGAGGCCACTTTAAAACAACGTAAAGCAGTCAACATCAAAATGAAACAGGATACGGTTAAAATCAACGACGATATTAAAAAACTCAAATCCAAACTGAACGCCAATGCACGTTCCAGCCACATATACGCCTAA
- the LOC125954673 gene encoding WD repeat-containing protein on Y chromosome has protein sequence MASKDVDRVQQKYRATLSQIGKPLEEPLIGSHLQLPVRPRPAEHPVFDMTLLYIPIYCHLVLHPPGEIQRPPTPELITRARIEKAVENWMD, from the exons ATGGCATCGAAAGACGTCGACCGGGTGCAGCAAAAGTATCGGGCCACGCTAAGCCAGATCGGCAAACCGTTGGAGGAACCACTGATCGGCAGCCACTTGCAGCTTCCCGTTCGACCACGGCCAGCCGAGCATCCCGTGTTCGATATGACTCTGCTGTAT ATTCCGATCTACTGTCACCTGGTGCTGCATCCACCGGGCGAGATACAGCGTCCACCTACTCCGGAGCTGATAACCCGTGCCCGAATCGAAAAGGCGGTAGAGAACTGGATGGATTGA
- the LOC125954572 gene encoding breast cancer type 2 susceptibility protein homolog, protein MIEEVPPTPEAETINPRYRSSHVPSMRLTLVQPSTSKTGEDRREKQAVQRPVEQKRKSLSTFYFEENDEGISKITADPFASAVSLEKANCVPVSGSASQRDFRGFCKTQNGFRSVCELARHPDPDQPVVATKPNYSFTQMEIDTELMWLFEEVDDKAKDRVEESGEPENPKPPCEPLSEQTSAVEDVSSVHENDTSYSNDTLSCILSDFCSGTCEPQIDFSLISTEGLRRRLLQLQDHINSPPKAVRKETGVCRDYGRLKAKPAIARRLSYETDESSCSVQQSLRDDESSEPSSPPQFISEDEAEISLDADTLNHSSVHIQANLTQLSTFFSKAIPSQSSGAEATPQPIKPKCESFDRESPFYGFTPDPLSSISLAPDAVCSPQTIQMQFGTFDSSSEEEIESEDLLASGDAIPGNAAKDSITMEQLLEHDDELFMLAHPVDQKSTPNKNLVERNNIKEIRASEMYHDRQETPCMNVCFNTARGSSISVSNAAMLKAKALFVDEETEQRSETDQRVVSSEGHKTANKLVLNQQAVNQTDPPGALTGVTGIAGFSTASGSSISISKQALERAKALFAEEEKKDQNAMETHSSDSRRAESRENAAPSGQGFSTAGGNMISVSKEALQRVQLMVNEENPTNNNIDVPFKAGFATARGGAIAVSKQALDKARVLFAGEECESTVDTGTSMANAAMLCGAGFSTAKGDKISVSSEALARAKLLFTEENDGIDKDNASSTNAPHHTILAEHAVPALPSFNRANGTSITISSNAIEKAKQLWSKFERENEPPSVVALSNATGKQISHSDIPQPRVRVLGERKMQATSPGPGIRKRKVSFDQETDPRTPSKKSRISNPMVQMQTSTPAATAISSSKLDPVVAVAGHDVDAFFAALDDSEFHELFNNPEMVTKPSAIEPRELPGIKQQNTSTSHWDDSFPELLPKLATIEELPEPVRVENPPEPIRQGRLAELQKQQEFVRNKPENLCHPRVPSIVTRKQQKNRVSLEHAVGYKRPTVPSSSMVEPSKSVTMENVMDFRFNMIEFYGDTVCNSNVTGVPVGGESEGGCLILDEHSTVGLEQLKAAFLAAPGIDPRLIPPGWVENAWRWIVTKLSAMERCFGDQFTGVLSPENVFQQLQYRYHREIDLSQRPPLRKMLEKDDVASRRMVLFVSNIHSVDGPIEWELELSDGWYAVRTTIDAALESAVSRGKIAIGTKLMVQGAELLNHKDGCAALDVPNDVRLKIHANSTRRVRWMVRLGYYHCPEPFLIPCNSILDRGGLIRRFRCTIVRVYPLMFVEKSDTKSMLRSERMQQRHNKRNDAGKLDRLHKLYNQIQNEIETERAARSLNRNIRITEATSCEELQEMLENGLDLSCLEIDLSHSQKAIIERFHQEQQEALQNEINRRVKAQLDKHPTDRGSIVELLKVRLMDRTTPTKVFLLSIWRPSEEVRRLLEENCLFELQNVSAKGTKSNEIQLTAHKSTTYAKVGREDDNTPASLQPFLRSVMPIGDIDGSTFRPAFSEFDTVGVVVYVGTAEKKKFQSIYLADTAMDLLCVNFWYGLAEYAYDDLITERKVLCVANLQWRTISRQSTVPHSFATEYTTFTENPRQPHLRVAWDRFQVQLNAIDQEQFFRRCYERVRELNDNSFLSGSGTVTPNSSVGRSVSTPLLQRSAASRMQQHSTPLGASSSLTKRKLETLSTFYASPPKMSPIVIRTNPILRKGFRTPARLEDRLEQRSKNEEDGR, encoded by the exons ATGATAGAAGAAGTGCCGCCCACCCCGGAAGCGGAAACAATAAATCCGAGGTACCGCTCAAGTCATGTTCCCTCCATGCGATTAACGCTCGTTCAGCCATCCACGAGTAAAACCGGTGAAGATCGTCGAGAAAAACAAGCTGTTCAGAGACCCGTTGAGCAGAAGAGGAAATCACTGTCCACTTTCTACTTCGAGGAAAATGACGAAGGGATCAGTAAAATCACGGCAGATCCCTTTGCCAGCGCTGTTTCGCTCGAAAAAGCCAATTGTGTGCCCGTTTCTGGTTCTGCGAGCCAACGCGATTTCCGTGGTTTCTGTAAAACTCAAAATGGGTTTCGGTCAGTCTGTGAACTGGCCCGCCATCCGGACCCCGATCAACCGGTGGTGGCAACGAAGCCAAATTACAGCTTCACCCAGATGGAGATCGATACAGAGCTGATGTGGTTGTTCGAAGAAGTCGACGATAAGGCGAAAGATCGTGTTGAGGAATCCGGCGAACCGGAAAACCCGAAACCACCATGTGAACCACTCTCTGAACAAACGTCTGCCGTTGAAGATGTATCATCCGTCCATGAAAATG ATACCAGCTACTCAAACGACACGTTGAGTTGCATATTAAGCGATTTCTGTTCGGGAACATGTGAACCACAGATCGATTTCTCGCTGATAAGCACGGAAGGTCTTCGTCGTAGATTGCTGCAGTTGCAGGATCACATCAACAGTCCACCGAAAGCGGTCAGGAAAGAAACCGGCGTTTGTCGTGATTATGGTAGACTAAAGGCTAAGCCCGCGATAGCTCGTCGTCTGAGTTATGAAACGGATGAGTCTTCCTGTTCGGTACAGCAGTCGCTCCGTGATGACGAATCATCGGAACCATCCAGCCCACCGCAGTTTATCTCCGAGGATGAAGCGGAGATTTCACTGGACGCCGACACTCTGAACCATTCCAGCGTCCACATTCAAGCTAATCTGACGCAGCTTTCAACTTTCTTTTCAAAAGCCATCCCAAGTCAGAGTTCTGGCGCGGAAGCGACGCCTCAACCAATCAAGCCGAAATGTGAATCATTCGACCGTGAGTCACCATTTTACGGGTTTACACCGGATCCTCTGTCGTCAATCTCGTTAGCGCCAGATGCAGTCTGCTCACCTCAAACGATCCAAATGCAATTCGGAACATTCGACAGTTCGAGTGAAGAGGAAATCGAATCCGAAGATCTGTTGGCCAGCGGCGATGCAATTCCTGGAAATGCAGCGAAGGATTCGATTACGATGGAACAGCTGCtggagcatgatgatgaactGTTCATGCTAGCTCATCCTGTCGATCAGAAATCTACCCCCAATAAGAATCTCGTTGAACGAAATAACATTAAGGAGATTAGAGCATCAGAGATGTATCACGATCGGCAAGAGACACCGTGTATGAACGTTTGCTTCAATACGGCACGAGGCAGTTCCATATCCGTATCGAACGCGGCGATGCTTAAAGCAAAAGCCTTATTTGTAGATGAGGAAACGGAACAGCGATCAGAAACTGATCAGAGAGTGGTTTCGAGTGAAGGCCACAAGACGGCAAACAAACTGGTATTAAATCAACAAGCAGTCAACCAAACTGATCCTCCTGGAGCTCTTACCGGTGTAACTGGCATAGCTGGCTTCAGTACGGCTAGTGGAAGTTCTATAAGCATATCGAAGCAGGCTTTAGAGAGAGCAAAAGCTTTATTCGccgaggaagaaaagaaagaccaaAATGCCATGGAAACCCATTCTTCCGATTCACGgcgagcagagagcagagaaaatGCTGCACCATCTGGCCAAGGATTTAGTACTGCTGGTGGCAACATGATATCCGTATCGAAAGAAGCTCTTCAGAGGGTGCAGTTAATGGTCAACGAAGAGAACCCTACCAACAATAACATCGATGTGCCTTTCAAAGCTGGTTTTGCCACCGCAAGAGGAGGTGCGATTGCTGTGTCAAAGCAGGCCCTGGATAAAGCTCGAGTACTTTTTGCAGGCGAGGAATGTGAGTCAACAGTCGATACTGGTACAAGCATGGCAAATGCTGCCATGCTTTGTGGTGCTGGCTTTAGTACCGCTAAAGGGGATAAGATTTCCGTTTCATCGGAAGCACTTGCCAGGGCAAAACTGTTATTTACAGAAGAGAATGATGGAATTGATAAAGATAATGCTTCCAGTACCAATGCCCCACACCACACGATCCTGGCCGAACACGCCGTACCCGCCTTACCCAGCTTCAATCGTGCCAACGGTACATCCATTACCATTTCCAGCAATGCAAtagagaaagcaaaacagtTGTGGAGTAAATTCGAGCGAGAAAATGAGCCACCGTCAGTGGTCGCGTTATCGAACGCTACCGGGAAGCAAATCTCTCATTCCGATATTCCGCAGCCGCGTGTAAGAGTTCTAGGAGAACGTAAAATGCAAGCAACCTCCCCTGGGCCTGGTATTCGTAAACGAAAGGTTTCATTCGACCAAGAAACCGATCCACGGACACCGTCGAAGAAATCAAGAATCAGCAATCCGATggtgcaaatgcaaacaagCACTCCCGCAGCTACCGCGATTTCTAGTAGTAAATTAGATCCCGTGGTCGCTGTTGCTGGGCATGATGTGGATGCATTTTTCGCCGCGCTGGACGATAGCGAATTCCACGAGTTGTTCAACAATCCAGAAATGGTTACAAAACCAAGTGCAATTGAACCGCGTGAGCTGCCCGGGATCAAGCAGCAGAATACGTCGACATCTCATTGGGACGATAGTTTTCCCGAATTGCTACCGAAGCTAGCTACGATAGAAGAGTTACCGGAGCCGGTACGTGTTGAAAATCCACCCGAGCCGATTCGCCAGGGGCGCCTAGCGGAACTTCAGAAACAGCAAGAGTTTGTCAGGAACAAACCGGAAAACTTGTGCCATCCGAGGGTACCTTCTATCGTTACccgaaagcagcaaaagaaccGTGTTTCTTTGGAACATGCGGTCGGCTATAAGCGTCCAACGGTGCCTTCTTCCTCGATGGTGGAACCTTCCAAGAGCGTTACGATGGAGAATGTTATGGACTTCCGGTTCAACATGATCGAGTTCTATGG TGACACCGTTTGCAACAGCAATGTAACGGGAGTACCCGTTGGTGGCGAGAGCGAAGGAGGATGCCTTATCCTGGATGAACATTCTACGGTTGGCTTGGAGCAACTGAAAGCAGCCTTTCTAGCTGCTCCCGGTATCGATCCACGACTGATACCGCCAGGATGGGTGGAAAATGCCTGGCGATGGATCGTCACCAAGCTGAGTGCCATGGAGCGTTGCTTCGGAGACCAATTCACCGGAGTTCTCTCACCAGAAAATGTCTTCCAACAGCTTCAGTATCGGTATCATCGTGAGATCGATCTCTCACAGCGGCCTCCGCTGAGGAAAATGCTCGAAAAAGATGATGTTGCCAGTCGACGGATGGTGCTGTTCGTTTCGAACATTCATTCCGTCGATGGACCAATCGAATGGGAACTGGAGTTGAGTGATGGGTGGTACGCGGTACGTACCACCATTGATGCGGCACTGGAGAGTGCGGTAAGCCGTGGAAAGATCGCAATTGGCACGAAGCTGATGGTCCAGGGAGCGGAACTCCTAAACCATAAGGATGGTTGTGCGGCGCTGGACGTTCCGAACGATGTACGGTTGAAAATTCATGCCAACTCTACTCGACGCGTTCGGTGGATGGTACGATTGGGTTACTATCACTGTCCCGAGCCATTCTTGATTCCGTGCAATAGTATTCTCGATCGGGGAGGGCTTATCCGCCGTTTCCGGTGTACCATAGTGCGCGTTTATCCGTTAATGTTTGTCGAGAAATCGGACACAAAGTCGATGTTACGCTCGGAAAGAATGCAACAACGCCACAACAAGCGCAACGATGCCGGTAAACTGGACCGGCTTCACAAGCTGTACAATCAAATACAGAATGAGATTGAAACGGAACGAGCGGCACGATCGCTGAATCGGAACATTCGTATTACGGAAGCAACCTCGTGCGAGGAGCTCCAGGAAATGCTCGAGAATGGGCTCGATCTTTCGTGTCTAGAG ATCGATCTCAGCCATTCCCAAAAGGCCATCATCGAGAGGTTCCACCAGGAACAACAGGAAGCGCTGCAGAATGAGATCAATCGGCGCGTAAAGGCACAGCTCGACAAACACCCAACGGATCGTGGTTCCATCGTGGAATTACTAAAGGTACGCCTTATGGACCGAACCACACCGACGAAGGTATTCCTTCTATCGATTTGGAGACCATCGGAAGAGGTTCGTCGTTTGCTCGAGGAGAACTGCTTGTTCGAGCTTCAAAACGTGTCGGCCAAGGGTACGAAGAGCAATGAGATACAGCTGACGGCTCATAAGAGTACCACGTATGCGAAAGTAGGCCGCGAGGATGATAACACTCCAGCATCACTGCAACCGTTTCTCCGTTCTGTCATGCCGATCGGCGACATCGATGGATCCACGTTTCGTCCCGCTTTCAGCGAGTTCGATAcggtcggtgtggtggtgtacgTCGGGAcggcagaaaagaaaaagtttcAATCGATCTACCTTGCCGACACGGCCATGGATCTGCTGTGCGTAAACTTCTGGTACGGTTTGGCCGAGTACGCGTACGAcgatctaatcaccgaacgcAAGGTGCTCTGTGTGGCCAATCTGCAGTGGCGCACCATTAGCCGCCAGAGCACGGTACCACACTCGTTCGCTACCGAGTACACGACATTCACAGAGAACCCTCGGCAGCCGCATCTCCGGGTCGCATGGGATCGTTTTCAGGTACAACTCAATGCCATCGATCAGGAACAGTTCTTCCGGCGTTGCTATGAAAGGGTTCGTGAGCTTAACGATAACAGTTTCctcagcggcagcggcactGTGACACCGAACTCTTCGGTTGGTCGCTCTGTATCGACGCCGCTGCTTCAGCGCTCCGCAGCATCTCGGATGCAGCAACACTCGACACCGCTTGGAGCGAGCTCGAGTTTAACGAAACGCAAGTTGGAGACCCTTTCCACCTTTTACGCCAGTCCGCCCAAGATGTCACCCATTGTGATTCGCACCAATCCGATCCTGCGAAAGGGCTTCAGAACACCGGCCCGACTGGAAGATCGCCTTGAACAACGGTCCAAAAATGAGGAGGATGGTCGTTAG